The Chryseolinea soli genome contains a region encoding:
- a CDS encoding glycosyltransferase, translating into MKKHTPVKAPSRLERLMLQVMIIFGLLSMLYFVYNLLQPEYIGHRVFYWLLILAIAFNCLKVLHEWYHYFHIRVPDRPDTQQRFTVDILTTFCPGEPYEMIEETLRAIQAIRYPHTTYLGDEGNDPYIKELCDALGVVHVTRNTREDAKAGNINNILKQATGELCVVLDPDHVPVPEFLDSVVPYFIDPQIGYVQVVQAYSNLDESLVAKGAAQQTFQFYGPMMMTMNQYGTVMAIGANCTFRRSALDSIGGHAAGLAEDMHTAMQLHARGWRSVYVPEVLTRGLVPSTLSAYYKQQLKWARGTFELLFTTYPRLFTKFTWRQRLHYGILPFHYFSGVIFLINFIVPVVSLTLGIIPLKVDLVTFAIVGFPFVVSVLMIRQYVQRWVMEEEERGFHVVGGILLIGTWWIYMVGLVYTIVRKKVPYIPTPKETTERDSWSISIPNIIVGVLSLLAIVYGLYIDWNPYSIFMAGVTSLNVLFMTFMVMASRQPVALRYHPSEAVRKMAGYLHYGKRLFWLFRHQLYFAMRGLALPAVLAAMAFTGYVVHRGQQIPDVPFVYFPPEKIFYNGIFQPVKDDGLTSLNDVAAFEKSAGTHFDLLSFYIPWGVDTNSFPDAAAMQAVYDRGSIPFITWEPWVSHFPQAEDHRDLSREHKALANISKGLFDDYILKFALQLKSFHEPVFLRFAHEFDNPAYPWSGTGQNTPAEFRQAWIHVFNLFQWAGATNVIWVWSPWKAENATAFFPGTAYVDWLSITGLDYSLPGNSAIPFDSIYAPFHALELFRSGVPVMVAEMGTLNRQEQEKWFRDARSSIDTVFNEIEGCILFNSAFDDNVVPGVTAGLHKLDWSIPHPVANLIRARHPRVMDMPPQMLWEAKQTHPTDTAWLRSLHGMNFSKGKNWFKNFHALTRKELRHDIGEMKALGVTTIKRYGPGVYDKNILSVAAEAGMKIHYNFWIDDQLYVLTNSKQLNNCQTEILAAVERYKNDPNIIAWNLDNLLWKRQKERYPKPELFFHQSAYMHWLNNLVHSIKKIDPYRPVTLDLPFSETIKHDLTLLQANVHGVDAFGVVIREEDTGIDILKNIDGPLFLSAAPVSALRQLESRFNGGYIAEWQDLQERNIVTLDGLVDHWGRPKPEYFQLRQLWAPTGARPEADTLQIKILRPAIATIPTQQLTYHAIIKAGTIWKTPDATTPALNFEWYLLKLDAFGNGVYLEKLGTGPQITLEIPEDPLTYRLYLIGEKDGEVYTAIGTLNTPWFEIRSQNPGARSQNSKF; encoded by the coding sequence ATGAAGAAGCATACGCCTGTAAAAGCCCCTTCGCGGTTGGAACGACTGATGTTGCAGGTGATGATCATCTTTGGTTTGCTGAGCATGTTGTACTTTGTCTACAATCTCTTGCAGCCGGAATACATCGGGCACCGTGTTTTTTACTGGCTGCTGATCCTTGCCATCGCCTTCAACTGTCTGAAAGTTTTGCACGAGTGGTACCATTACTTTCATATCCGTGTGCCGGACAGGCCCGACACACAACAACGGTTCACGGTCGATATCCTGACCACATTCTGCCCGGGCGAGCCCTACGAGATGATCGAAGAAACCCTGCGCGCCATCCAGGCGATCCGTTATCCCCACACGACCTATTTGGGCGATGAGGGCAATGACCCCTATATCAAAGAATTATGTGACGCACTCGGCGTAGTGCACGTCACCCGGAACACACGGGAAGATGCGAAAGCTGGGAATATCAATAATATCCTGAAGCAGGCAACGGGCGAGCTCTGCGTGGTGCTCGATCCGGATCATGTGCCGGTGCCGGAATTTCTGGATAGCGTGGTCCCGTATTTTATCGACCCGCAGATTGGCTATGTCCAGGTGGTGCAGGCCTACAGCAATCTTGATGAGTCTCTCGTGGCGAAAGGTGCAGCGCAGCAGACCTTTCAGTTCTATGGTCCCATGATGATGACCATGAACCAATATGGAACCGTGATGGCCATCGGGGCCAACTGCACCTTCCGGAGAAGTGCGCTGGACTCCATTGGCGGTCACGCCGCGGGGCTGGCCGAAGACATGCACACCGCGATGCAGTTGCACGCCAGGGGATGGCGATCGGTCTATGTTCCGGAAGTACTGACCCGAGGCTTGGTTCCCTCGACCTTGTCGGCCTACTACAAACAGCAACTGAAGTGGGCGCGCGGAACGTTTGAATTGCTGTTCACCACTTATCCAAGGTTGTTCACAAAATTCACCTGGCGCCAACGCCTGCACTACGGGATATTGCCCTTTCACTATTTTTCGGGAGTAATCTTTCTGATCAACTTTATCGTGCCGGTGGTGTCGCTCACGCTGGGCATTATTCCGCTGAAGGTGGACCTGGTCACCTTTGCCATCGTCGGGTTTCCTTTTGTGGTCTCGGTCCTGATGATCCGGCAATATGTGCAGCGCTGGGTCATGGAGGAAGAGGAGCGAGGCTTTCATGTGGTGGGCGGTATTCTGTTGATCGGCACGTGGTGGATCTATATGGTGGGGCTGGTCTATACGATCGTGCGGAAAAAAGTTCCCTATATTCCTACCCCCAAGGAAACCACCGAACGCGACAGTTGGTCGATATCCATTCCCAATATTATCGTGGGGGTGTTGTCGCTGCTCGCGATCGTCTATGGACTTTACATCGACTGGAACCCATACTCTATTTTTATGGCGGGTGTCACCAGCCTCAACGTATTGTTCATGACGTTTATGGTGATGGCCTCGCGACAGCCCGTGGCACTCCGGTACCATCCTTCGGAGGCGGTCAGGAAAATGGCGGGATATTTACATTACGGCAAGCGGCTGTTCTGGCTGTTCCGGCATCAGCTTTACTTCGCCATGCGCGGGCTTGCACTCCCGGCTGTTCTGGCGGCGATGGCGTTCACCGGATATGTCGTGCATCGCGGGCAGCAGATACCGGATGTGCCTTTTGTCTATTTTCCACCGGAGAAAATTTTTTACAACGGAATTTTCCAACCGGTAAAAGATGACGGGCTGACTTCGCTCAATGATGTTGCCGCTTTTGAAAAATCGGCGGGCACTCATTTTGACCTGCTTTCCTTTTATATTCCGTGGGGTGTCGATACCAATTCTTTTCCCGATGCCGCGGCTATGCAGGCTGTGTACGATCGCGGGTCGATACCCTTCATCACCTGGGAGCCGTGGGTAAGTCATTTTCCCCAAGCAGAAGATCACCGTGATTTGAGCAGGGAGCACAAGGCCCTGGCGAACATCAGCAAAGGTCTGTTTGATGACTATATTCTGAAATTCGCGTTGCAGTTGAAATCGTTTCATGAGCCGGTGTTCCTCCGGTTTGCGCATGAGTTTGATAACCCGGCCTATCCCTGGTCGGGAACCGGACAGAATACGCCGGCCGAATTTAGGCAGGCCTGGATTCACGTATTCAATCTCTTTCAATGGGCAGGCGCCACCAACGTCATCTGGGTGTGGAGTCCATGGAAAGCCGAAAACGCCACGGCATTCTTTCCGGGCACGGCGTATGTCGATTGGCTTTCGATCACCGGCCTGGATTATTCATTACCCGGAAATTCCGCCATCCCCTTCGATTCGATCTATGCTCCCTTCCATGCCCTCGAACTATTTCGCTCCGGCGTTCCGGTGATGGTGGCGGAGATGGGAACGCTGAATCGCCAGGAGCAGGAAAAATGGTTCAGAGATGCACGCAGTTCTATCGACACCGTTTTTAACGAGATCGAAGGCTGCATTCTATTCAATTCGGCATTCGACGACAACGTGGTTCCCGGCGTAACGGCAGGGCTACACAAGCTCGACTGGAGCATTCCTCACCCTGTGGCAAACCTAATCCGTGCCAGGCATCCCCGTGTCATGGACATGCCTCCACAAATGTTGTGGGAAGCAAAGCAAACGCATCCAACGGACACGGCATGGCTGCGTTCCCTACACGGAATGAATTTTTCAAAAGGAAAAAACTGGTTTAAGAATTTCCACGCCCTCACCAGAAAGGAATTGCGTCACGACATCGGGGAGATGAAGGCACTCGGGGTCACGACGATCAAGCGTTACGGACCCGGTGTCTATGACAAAAATATACTGAGCGTCGCCGCTGAGGCGGGAATGAAGATCCACTATAACTTCTGGATTGATGACCAGTTGTATGTATTGACCAACAGCAAGCAGTTGAATAATTGCCAAACCGAAATTCTTGCCGCCGTTGAGCGCTATAAAAATGACCCAAACATCATTGCCTGGAATCTCGACAATCTTTTGTGGAAACGCCAGAAAGAACGCTACCCCAAACCTGAACTTTTCTTTCATCAATCGGCCTACATGCATTGGCTGAATAACTTAGTTCATTCCATCAAGAAAATCGATCCCTACCGCCCCGTGACACTCGATCTGCCTTTTTCCGAAACGATCAAACATGATCTCACATTGCTTCAGGCAAATGTTCACGGCGTAGACGCTTTCGGCGTGGTCATTCGCGAAGAGGATACCGGGATCGACATATTGAAAAATATTGATGGGCCATTGTTCCTGAGTGCAGCGCCCGTGTCGGCCTTGCGCCAACTCGAAAGCAGGTTCAATGGCGGGTACATCGCCGAGTGGCAGGATTTGCAAGAGAGAAACATCGTCACACTCGACGGCCTGGTCGATCATTGGGGGCGACCGAAACCGGAATACTTTCAGCTACGCCAGCTTTGGGCGCCGACCGGAGCCAGACCCGAGGCGGACACGTTACAAATTAAAATTCTCCGCCCCGCGATCGCGACGATCCCAACCCAACAACTTACGTATCACGCGATCATCAAAGCCGGAACAATTTGGAAAACTCCCGACGCCACAACCCCGGCACTCAACTTTGAATGGTACCTTCTCAAATTGGATGCATTTGGCAACGGTGTTTATCTCGAGAAACTAGGCACCGGACCCCAGATTACACTCGAGATTCCAGAGGATCCCCTTACATACCGTCTCTACCTGATCGGGGAGAAGGACGGAGAAGTGTATACAGCGATCGGCACTTTGAATACACCGTGGTTCGAAATCAGGAGCCAGAATCCAGGAGCCAGGAGCCAGAATTCGAAATTTTGA
- a CDS encoding beta-N-acetylhexosaminidase — MRKILSAFLLFACLSHGSAQPTKAKDFIVKGFHLDLRIQVMSPEALKDLALRLSRSGINTLVMEWEGTYPFEKHPLIANRYAYSKEEVTDFIRYCKGLGIDVIPLQQSFGHVEYILRHPRYKDLREDQKDYSQVCPLKEELNRALFNDLFTELASTHPSKYFHIGGDETYLLGHCDQCRLKAEKEGKSKLYIDHIKMLAELVIRLGKRPVLWADIALKYPEALKSLPPETLFIDWNYGWEMNRFGDHQKLMESGFEIWGAPSLRSHPDNYFLTQWEKHFKNIRDFVPASRKLGYTGIVMTSWSTSGIYSSVFESSNDIIDLYAIRHVYPLTGFPMLLAAYTESLKSTAPLDIPAFIQKYGSETYGFTKEQSLQFWKALRTAPYEIQQGEVAAPMTLSIQNVLDSATMAAQWLRELQPSKNKDEFEHYRLMADIRVLYLDYQRIEKQANAVSFSQKDLPEVLKKLKGLIDQSGDLNRRFIALNKGTLHPAEMEQENALRIDKAKLLYARLSKQRTAP; from the coding sequence ATGAGAAAAATTTTATCCGCCTTCCTCCTCTTTGCCTGCCTCTCCCATGGGTCGGCTCAACCCACCAAAGCCAAAGATTTTATTGTAAAAGGTTTCCACCTGGACCTGCGCATCCAGGTAATGTCGCCCGAGGCATTGAAAGATCTAGCCTTGCGGCTGAGTCGCAGCGGCATCAATACGCTGGTCATGGAATGGGAAGGAACGTACCCTTTTGAAAAGCATCCGCTGATCGCCAACCGGTATGCCTATAGCAAAGAAGAAGTGACGGACTTTATACGCTATTGCAAGGGGTTGGGAATAGATGTGATCCCGCTGCAGCAAAGCTTTGGGCATGTAGAATATATCCTGCGGCACCCGCGCTACAAAGATCTTCGCGAAGATCAGAAAGACTATTCGCAGGTCTGTCCGCTGAAGGAAGAATTGAACCGCGCGCTGTTCAACGATCTGTTTACCGAACTGGCCTCCACCCATCCCTCCAAGTATTTTCATATCGGGGGCGACGAAACCTATTTGCTGGGCCACTGCGATCAATGCCGTTTGAAAGCCGAGAAGGAAGGAAAATCCAAGCTCTATATCGATCATATCAAAATGCTGGCCGAGCTGGTGATCCGGCTGGGCAAACGCCCGGTGCTCTGGGCCGACATCGCCTTGAAATATCCTGAGGCCTTAAAGTCGCTTCCCCCGGAAACACTGTTCATCGATTGGAACTACGGATGGGAAATGAACCGCTTCGGCGACCACCAAAAACTCATGGAGAGTGGTTTTGAGATCTGGGGTGCCCCCTCCCTGCGCAGCCATCCCGACAACTACTTCCTGACACAGTGGGAAAAACATTTCAAAAACATCCGCGATTTTGTTCCGGCCTCCCGCAAGCTGGGCTACACCGGCATTGTGATGACCTCCTGGTCGACGTCCGGGATCTATTCGTCGGTCTTTGAGTCCAGCAACGACATCATCGACCTGTATGCCATCCGCCATGTCTACCCGCTAACCGGTTTCCCGATGTTGCTGGCAGCCTATACCGAAAGCCTGAAATCAACGGCACCGCTGGACATTCCGGCTTTCATTCAGAAATATGGAAGTGAGACCTATGGTTTTACGAAGGAGCAGTCGCTTCAATTCTGGAAAGCACTGCGAACGGCTCCCTATGAAATCCAACAAGGAGAAGTGGCGGCACCGATGACCTTATCGATTCAAAATGTGTTGGACAGCGCCACGATGGCAGCCCAGTGGCTTCGCGAACTTCAGCCTTCAAAAAACAAAGATGAGTTTGAGCATTACCGATTGATGGCCGACATACGGGTGCTGTACCTGGACTACCAGCGCATCGAAAAGCAAGCGAACGCCGTGTCGTTCAGTCAAAAAGATCTTCCGGAGGTTTTGAAAAAACTGAAAGGCCTGATCGATCAGTCCGGCGATCTGAACCGACGGTTTATTGCTTTGAATAAAGGAACGCTTCATCCCGCAGAAATGGAACAGGAAAATGCTTTGCGCATCGACAAGGCAAAACTGCTCTATGCGCGGTTATCCAAACAGCGAACCGCTCCATAG
- a CDS encoding ABC transporter permease has translation MLKNYFTIGWRSIIRTKGYSFINICGLAIGMAVALLIGLWVFDELNYDRSFKNYDRLGQVYHHMTFGEETLTLNDVPAPIGEALKSNFAEFEEVAMASWPREHIVAYNETKLSKSGLFVEPQFVSMFSIQIAQGTSALNDVHSVMVSKTLAGSLFGDSPVGKMIKFDNRDLLTVTGVFEDFPANSSFADIKMLLPMAYYFSASEANRKTQNSWESYTFQCFVLLKNEGLFDQVEPKIKHVLYDKASNDGKAVKPEGIIFLMKKWHLYSEFKDGINKGGQIKFVWMFGIIGVFVLLLACINFTNLSTARSEKRSKEVGVRKVMGSARNQLVAQFLSESLLMVTIGFLLALVMAAVSLPWFNVLADKKMTMPWTDLKFVLVSLTFIVVTGFLAGSYPALYLSSFNPVRVLKGAFKASRFAALPRKIMVIFQFTTSIVLIISTMIVFRQIQHAKDRPVGFDREGILHIAIRTEDLAKANYNSLRHELLSSGAVENMAISDFPITGAMSADASLTWEGKDPALRPLVAMNSCSHDFPKTNGFQFVEGRDFSREFSSDSAAVIINELAAKLISEKNIIGKKLSFFGKEREIIGVIKDQVRWTPFAKQSPHLYYVSYTSVGYLTIRLNPQARPHDALEKIESVIKKFDAGAPFEYKFLDDDYARQFSGEERIGKLATIFSILTIFISCMGIFGLAAFAASQRTKEIGIRKVLGASVFNLWKMLSSDFVRLVLAAILLGAPLAYYLATQWLEQYEYRVEISWVTFVATGLLVLAITLLTVSHQALKAAWMNPTKSLRTE, from the coding sequence ATGCTCAAGAACTACTTTACCATCGGCTGGCGCAGCATCATCAGAACCAAAGGATATTCTTTTATCAACATCTGTGGTCTGGCCATTGGCATGGCCGTTGCCCTCCTGATTGGGCTGTGGGTTTTTGATGAATTGAATTATGACAGGTCGTTTAAAAACTATGATCGCCTCGGGCAGGTTTATCATCATATGACGTTCGGCGAGGAGACCCTGACGCTCAATGATGTTCCCGCGCCGATCGGTGAGGCCTTAAAAAGCAATTTTGCCGAATTTGAAGAAGTGGCCATGGCCTCCTGGCCCCGGGAACATATTGTTGCTTATAATGAAACGAAATTGTCGAAGAGCGGCCTTTTTGTGGAGCCTCAGTTTGTCAGCATGTTTTCTATTCAGATAGCGCAGGGCACGTCGGCGTTGAACGACGTTCACTCCGTCATGGTCTCCAAAACACTGGCTGGTTCGTTGTTTGGTGATTCGCCGGTTGGTAAAATGATAAAATTCGATAACCGGGACCTGCTCACGGTTACCGGTGTATTTGAAGATTTTCCAGCGAACTCATCCTTTGCAGACATCAAGATGTTGTTGCCGATGGCGTATTACTTCAGCGCCAGCGAAGCCAACCGAAAGACCCAGAATAGCTGGGAAAGCTATACGTTTCAGTGTTTCGTGCTCTTGAAAAATGAAGGGCTGTTCGATCAGGTTGAACCCAAAATAAAACATGTCCTCTATGATAAAGCCTCGAACGATGGGAAAGCCGTCAAACCCGAAGGCATTATATTTCTCATGAAGAAATGGCATCTCTATAGTGAATTTAAAGATGGCATTAACAAGGGTGGGCAAATCAAGTTTGTGTGGATGTTTGGCATTATTGGAGTTTTTGTCCTGCTTTTGGCGTGTATAAATTTTACAAACCTCAGCACCGCCCGCAGCGAGAAACGCTCAAAGGAAGTAGGCGTTCGAAAAGTAATGGGGTCTGCGCGCAACCAATTAGTGGCCCAGTTCCTGAGCGAGTCGCTGCTGATGGTGACGATTGGTTTTTTATTGGCGCTGGTCATGGCAGCTGTTTCTTTACCCTGGTTCAATGTCTTGGCCGATAAAAAGATGACCATGCCATGGACGGATCTGAAGTTTGTTTTGGTATCCCTGACATTCATCGTCGTCACGGGTTTTCTGGCTGGCAGCTACCCGGCATTGTATTTATCGTCTTTCAATCCGGTCAGGGTTTTGAAAGGTGCATTCAAAGCAAGCCGTTTTGCAGCCTTGCCGCGAAAGATCATGGTCATCTTTCAATTCACGACTTCTATTGTGCTCATCATTAGTACCATGATCGTCTTCCGTCAAATTCAACACGCAAAAGACAGACCGGTGGGCTTTGACCGGGAGGGCATTCTCCACATCGCCATCCGAACGGAAGATTTGGCAAAAGCGAATTACAACTCCTTGCGTCACGAACTTCTGTCGTCGGGGGCTGTTGAAAATATGGCGATATCCGACTTCCCCATCACGGGCGCGATGAGCGCCGACGCATCCCTGACCTGGGAGGGGAAAGATCCGGCGCTGCGGCCTTTGGTGGCCATGAACAGTTGCAGCCATGACTTTCCAAAAACAAATGGTTTTCAATTTGTTGAGGGGCGTGATTTTTCGCGGGAGTTCAGCTCGGATTCTGCCGCGGTGATCATAAACGAACTGGCCGCGAAACTGATCTCTGAGAAAAATATCATAGGCAAAAAGCTGAGCTTCTTCGGAAAGGAGCGGGAGATCATCGGCGTGATAAAAGATCAGGTCCGTTGGACCCCGTTTGCAAAGCAGTCACCACACCTGTACTATGTCAGTTATACGAGCGTGGGCTATTTAACGATCCGTTTGAATCCACAGGCAAGGCCGCACGATGCCTTGGAAAAGATCGAGTCTGTCATAAAGAAGTTCGACGCTGGAGCCCCGTTTGAATACAAATTTCTGGACGATGATTACGCGCGGCAGTTTAGTGGCGAGGAACGCATTGGTAAGTTGGCTACCATATTTTCCATCCTGACAATTTTTATCAGTTGCATGGGGATTTTTGGCTTGGCCGCATTTGCCGCCAGCCAGCGCACGAAAGAAATTGGCATCCGCAAAGTGCTGGGAGCCTCGGTATTTAATTTATGGAAAATGCTTTCCAGCGATTTTGTGCGTCTGGTCCTGGCAGCCATTTTATTGGGTGCGCCCTTGGCCTATTATTTGGCCACCCAATGGCTGGAACAATATGAATATCGCGTCGAAATATCATGGGTGACTTTCGTTGCCACAGGATTGCTTGTCCTGGCCATTACGTTGCTCACCGTTAGCCATCAGGCGCTCAAGGCCGCGTGGATGAATCCTACAAAAAGTTTAAGAACGGAATAA
- a CDS encoding glycoside hydrolase family 2 TIM barrel-domain containing protein — MRSLKTLLFFVFIGLSVLTCSDRKEYTATGKVHVMREGEHYTLIRDQVPFVIKGVAGFTHLKELRDAGGNTIRTWDTTNLQNILDSAQHYHIAVVAGLPLYNSNHVKEYYSDSQAVNKLHQKMEAIVNRYKNHPALLMWCLGNELHYFYEPQDDFFTAYNNLLKMIHRKDPDHPVTTALLGFGRKNIYHVRTKVPDLDIISINTYGRISSLKEDLDHFSWFWDGPFVVGEWGINGYWESDSTAWGAPIEDTSTKKAERYKSIYTTLMPYDNPRYLGSLVFYWGFQHEKTPTWFSMFSDDGAKSASIGSLTTLWNGPTVLHPGPPLNYMLVDQKGAHDNLIFQPNTVHQAEILLTQPAEGLRLRWEVRPEDWYKEQFDDSNKNKIPPPALDSLLSQVDGLNATFRVPKTEGPYRIYCWIYDAYGNFASANTPFYVVK; from the coding sequence ATGCGATCTTTAAAGACCCTGCTCTTTTTCGTTTTCATCGGTCTGAGTGTACTGACCTGTTCAGACCGAAAGGAATATACCGCCACCGGTAAAGTTCACGTCATGCGTGAAGGCGAGCACTATACATTGATCCGCGATCAGGTGCCTTTTGTCATCAAGGGCGTTGCTGGATTCACCCATCTGAAAGAGCTCCGGGATGCCGGCGGCAACACCATCCGGACCTGGGACACCACGAACCTTCAAAACATCCTCGACAGCGCACAGCATTATCACATCGCGGTGGTGGCGGGCCTCCCTTTGTACAACTCAAATCACGTAAAGGAATATTACAGCGACAGCCAGGCCGTGAACAAGCTCCACCAAAAAATGGAGGCGATTGTCAACCGTTACAAAAATCATCCGGCCTTGCTCATGTGGTGCCTGGGAAATGAACTGCACTATTTCTACGAGCCCCAGGATGATTTCTTTACGGCCTACAACAACCTCCTGAAAATGATCCACCGAAAGGACCCCGACCATCCGGTAACCACGGCGCTTCTGGGCTTCGGAAGAAAAAATATCTACCACGTTCGCACTAAAGTTCCTGATTTGGACATCATTTCAATAAACACCTATGGCAGAATTTCGTCCTTAAAAGAAGATCTCGATCATTTCAGCTGGTTTTGGGATGGTCCCTTCGTGGTAGGCGAATGGGGGATCAATGGCTATTGGGAAAGCGACAGCACAGCCTGGGGTGCACCGATTGAAGATACCAGCACCAAAAAAGCCGAGCGTTATAAATCGATCTATACGACGCTTATGCCTTATGACAATCCGCGTTACCTGGGATCGCTGGTATTCTACTGGGGATTTCAGCACGAGAAAACACCGACGTGGTTCAGCATGTTTTCGGACGACGGAGCGAAGTCGGCATCTATTGGCTCGCTGACCACCCTATGGAACGGCCCGACGGTGCTTCATCCAGGGCCACCGTTGAATTACATGCTCGTCGATCAAAAAGGCGCGCACGACAATCTCATTTTCCAGCCGAATACGGTTCACCAAGCAGAGATCCTATTGACACAACCGGCGGAAGGCCTGCGGCTGCGATGGGAAGTGCGTCCGGAAGACTGGTATAAGGAACAATTTGACGACTCAAACAAGAACAAGATACCTCCCCCCGCATTGGATTCGTTGTTATCCCAGGTAGATGGGCTCAACGCGACCTTTCGCGTACCGAAAACCGAAGGCCCCTATCGTATCTATTGCTGGATCTATGACGCCTATGGAAATTTTGCGTCGGCCAACACACCTTTTTATGTTGTGAAATGA